The Prunus dulcis chromosome 3, ALMONDv2, whole genome shotgun sequence genome segment gttttttgttttgtgttttttttactgAAGGCCTATTTTGCTTTGAAAACAGCCCTTCTTGTGGCTGGGCGCATTGGGTtagattatttgaaaattaattcaTGTCCTCCTCAGAAGTCCAATGGGTTAATTAACATAAAGTGGCAGGCTCCACCTTTGGACTGGATTAAAGTGAATTTTGATGGCTCGGTGTGTGGTAATTTGGCTGCAActgattttgtaatttatgacTGGAATGGTAATATTCGGTTAATTGGCGTTAAAAACTCAGGTCAAGTGTTAATTACAGTTGCGGAGTGTTTAGCACTTCGGGATGGTCTGGCCCATGCtattctttataaaaaaaaaatgatattctCTTTTAGATGAGACATAAACAAAAGTgcctaaaattattaaaaaataaatgatttatgaaactataatgcaaagtttttaataaagaacTCATCGTGCACAATTGAAATTTGGATGGAaactatttttctgtttttctagtgttattttcttctaaaaaaatttcgaagtTTTTACGCAGTGACCCCTTGGCTCGAGaatcctggatccgccactgctAACAACCGTAGTTTTTATTCTAGGGCAGCCTTGTACTCTCCTTGCTATAAGGAGGCAAATTTTTAAGGTGATGTCAGTTCACAAAAAAATACCTTGCACTTTTGGAAAGTTTGAAGGCTCAATATTTTCTCTGTGCTTTTCTTTATGAAGGTTGCatttatgagattttagaaAATCTGCTTGTGATTACTATATCTGCATCTAGTTGTCCTAAATCATATATATCATTCTAGATCTAGAGTTCAGATTTTAAGATTAATTTTCTCCAAGAATGATTTCTTGAGAAAATTGATCCTTTCTTAAATCAACATTTCATCATTGCATTTGTTTGAGTAGTGCGATGCTACTGGTGCCATGAGATGATTAAGCTGAAGGATGAAGCTGCCATTATCATGATAGACTAGTAGCAAGCAAAGTTGCTGAGAAAAGAAGAGAGCTTGAAGAGGTATATGTCACGACCCGATTAGAAAATAAGGAATATTTCTGAATCAGGGTGTGAGTCATACCATAATTTAGGAATATTCCTTATTTTCGAATCGGGTTGTGATAGTATAGCTGCTCCTTTATAGAACTAAGAAACTTGAGTTGTATATGTTGATTTCTGTAACTATTTCTTCTTgttagtggattgcctggttAGGGTGATGACCCCCAATTTTTCTCAATGGTGGGTTTTTGGGTAAACATGTATGTTGTGTTGTTCTTGCTGTTATTATTAGTCATACTATACCTGTTGTTGCTGAAATGCTGATGAACGATTGTCACACACCTATCACtctagttgttgctagcatagGGGATGCTTAGATGGACaggtccttctgagtgcctacGTTGTCACGTAGTCCTTTTCTAGATTTGTGGGGATATAAGATTTGTGATTGAATGTGTATGTTTGGTTGTTCTGCATTGTTAGGTCTGTGACTTGGGATTGGCTAGTCACACATTGGTTAGGAATACTTTGTTGTTTGATTCCTGGTCTGATCTGTCCATTGGAGATTTAGTTTACCCCTTTCAACTAAATATCAATTACATgtataaacttaaaattgaTGGTAATCAATCATTATGCATACAAGTTGTGTTAAGATATTATCGGTGGAAATGAATAAGTCACATATTCCCTTATGATATCATTAGTGGAAATGAATGAGTCACATATTCCCTTATGATATTATTGGTGGAAAGGAATGATTCATTTATTCCCTTAAGATTCTCTCATAAGTATCATCCTTCCTTGCTTTCAATCATTCATTCCAACTCTGTAGAATATAATTATGTAGTAgtgttttttgtgtgtgtctgtgtgtgtgtgagagagagagagagagagagagaataaaaagaaaaaagatggaAAACGTGTGGGTTTTTCTTgcaagattttataattataattatcaTGGTTAGTGGGTTACGTAATGCGTTCTAAAAGTGCTTATGTGAAAATTATGGATTATCATGAACTtattgtaatgacccaaacctaaaattcataacgaatgaataatttattttggagaaaggacaattttgcccttggaatattttataaaggaaaaattaacttgttgaccgagaaggaatttgacaattctacagacaccgttgtatagagcacggtgaaatgagttcatagacatgtagtgggcctgaatcggagttgtaacgagagagttatggtcaaaagagtctcagtggcaaaatcgtaaatttttcaaagttggtttttataaaaaccagctttctctctccctccctcacTCTCTCCCGCGACCTCTCCGGGCCTCCTCCTTCTTCACCTTGTAACTCCGGCCACAAgccacggctgtggacggggccAGTACCAAAACGACCGGGACGACGTCCTCTTCCTACCCCAGCCACCTCCCGCTGCCAGCCGCCTCGGATTTGCcggaatttggagaagaagcagCCGACGTCGTCCAAACTTCAAAGCCACCAATCTTCCTCCTCCGGTCACCAATTCCGTCGATCCAGGTATGGATTTTAAACCTCTCGAgatgttctagctgcctgttgggtaggaatagATCGATTCTCAATGTAGCTGTTGGATTTTTGAGGTTGAAGTTTCAGCCAATTTTCGGCCTCCTTGATcagccacttccggtcagttttttgggtaggtccaagaacaaaatggctccaaatatggtgttttacctagggtaggagtttggagccgtggttttaagtttttccGGTGGggtgtaatcgctttggacaccatCGCTGCCGGAGCATGctgcggcgcgtgggtgagggtagtgtagtggcactgtgtcttgttgcgatcctcAGGTTGTTACGAGTGCGTAGgctttcgcggatctcaatttggataccgtttgagccccgaacggatttttcatattgtacGAATTCCGGGTTTGATAatgttgagccgttggatcgcgctcaatttcagatatgttgttccagataatttcagaatcgtgtaggattcgacgaattgtgaatcggagtcctggatactccgaaatcgcgaaccctgaggctagggtttggaaattttacgattacacgatcgtggtcaatccgattgtcaatttcagaccaaacttgcaggacagggttatttaaatgtgaggaacttaaaggaactctcagattggtaattggaggacgtggaccccacggggttctgtatcgaccaatatggaagtttatcgcttaatgaagtctcgagtcttttcagacgattttaaaaatctgaaatgCCTAAGCGGGCaaaaaaatgactttaaagttagtgcacgcacttctagaagtcgggggtcaaggttttacttaaaaacttataccgaacagttttattaattaaatattcatgatggtttacccaggcaTCCGGGACTAGGCAGACCCGCAGAAGAGACcctcaggaggtctagctagttcggaccaggagtgagtggacttttcttttataaatgatttatataaatgaatttcattatttgatcttgaataagttttattaattgtgatttttcCTAGCATGCTTTGTGAAGTTAACtatcttatttatatgctgcttagttgattATGCTAAAGAGATAcagaaagcagagtttgagatttatatcagataaaatagtAGCATAGAttcagatttttcaaacaattcagtatttatcagatttttcagaagctttatattttcttatggCAGCAGAatttttgatttaataaaaaattcagttattcagtAGATTTTCCAGACTGttatattttctcaaaaattttatattattttaaaccaccgtgaGTACCCAGCTACGGTTATTGCCTTTAGTTATgccgatgtctacagacatccagcagttttgtcagtgcacttgacatttgcctcacgattttaggagatgcccggaccgtgagtgccagaaTTTGcagctcggattgacttggtgtcaccgagacctgccaggatttgcggctcggattgacttggtgtcaccaaGACCTGctaggattgcggatcaggctgactacggtcccctaaatcctgccagttgcggctcgggttgactttgtgtcaccgagacctgccagcggatcaggctgactataatcccctgaatcctgccagtttgcggctcggatagactttgtgtcgctgagacctgccaggggaattgacggaattacaggggtacacccgagtggtagttttaattgattgcaatgcttttatgcaaggtttgagtacattgcttttatgtaAGTTTGACTAtagtgtttttatgcaagttttgatttcagtgctttcatgcaagttttattgatcttgaatacgattgtatatttatataaatatataaataccttGATTTCAGCATATGAATGCCGTAAGTTTAGTATGCTTCAAATGCAGAGTATATATTCGGTTTTATTTAACTCTTTTTACAATGGgagttagtatattcttaggatattttatgaacctctatttttgtccactcacattttcaaatattttgcgcccccaggctgtagcgtgcataggaaatccaccaccgggccatcttgccTTCCGCGCTTTCTTGTTACAAAAGTGTTGGTTTGTAAAAAGATTCACTTCTTTGTAAACTAGtagaattgctctgatatttgccctagattgagaactaGACTGTGTAGTGTATTTTaagtatgctggcagttggttgtgtagatACTATTGCTCGTTTTGACACTTACAAggtttgggattgagcaaattacaggggagactctgtcgaaTTTTCGACAGGAGTCAAGATCAAAATACAGTTCGAAGGGCAAATAAGTCAATTGTGCCctacattcgccaagtgttggacacgcacagggtccgactcgaattccaaagcggaatttggttcgggtcctgtcacttaTTCTATTTAcaaatctctctctattttcaaGTCAGGTATATTTAATTTGTGCAATATTTcacacaatatatatatattttttggatttttttttttttaagtacatACTATTAAGGGAACATAAGAACTTCAGTGATGGGGAATTCGAATGATAAATGTACCAAACAGGGACATAGGGCAGTGAGTCTGATAAGGGTCACGTGCTAAGTATAATTTGTGAAGGATAACCAAGATATGAAGTATTGATGTGATATGATTTGGATTGTGTatctttttataatattttctaGAGTGGGTAATGGCATTGCTTGACTTGCATATTACATAATCTACTCACTAAGCGGTGGTTTGCTCTTTCCTCacctattttgtttttcaaatcaATTAGTGGGCAAGACAAATACTAAATTGGAGAAGTTGGATTAGTTGGGAGtgataaagttttttttatgtcTTGTACACTTGTAAgactattattatttttataaggaaattttcaatctttttattttattatttcaattCACATATCCTGATTCAGGAATATTCTTTATTTCCGGATCGAGGCATGACAAAAGGTTATCAGAGCCCAGGGATTAGATACCCCCGGGGAAGAAATGTGATTTAATATTAGTAAATTTTGaggataaattatttttaaggaGGATAGACTGTGAAGacctttaaaaaaagacattataaattattaatttaaagaaatattcattatttaatatttattttgaagatCTATATCTATTAAATATTAGGTCTAGGGTGGAAATATTACCTTAGCTGGAGGTGGCACCATATCATTGGTGGAAAGGAATGAGTCATTTATTTCCTTAACATTCTAATATGCTTGTTACTTCGATAACCACTCCTATAAGTATCATCCTTCATTGCATTCAATTATTCATTCCAACTCTTTAGAATATAATTATGTAGTAGTgtttttagagagagagagagagagagagagagagagagggagagagagaagaagaagaagaagaagaagaagaagaagaagaagaagaagaacaagcttttacgagaatttttttttttttttaaacaatgaACCGATAAATCCATGAAAAATGTTTAGTACGGAAAATTCTGTATTGTTTTTATGCCTTTGTCTCCTTACCAGGGCTTGACATGCCTTGAATCCTCTTGAAAGAGAGGGGTGCCTTCGGGAAGGTGGACACAGGTGGTGCATGGCTATCGTCAGTTCGTGCCATAAGGTGTTGATTCAAGTCCTGCAACGAGGGCAATCCTCATTTTTAGTTGCCATCGTTGAGTTTAGAACCATGAGCAAACTGCCGGTGATAAGCCGAAGGAAGGTGAGGATGACGTTAAGTCACcatgaagaagaaacaagaTAGAGAATGTGTGAGTTTGCCTTgcaagtttttttaattataattatcaTGGTGAGTGGGTTATGTAATGTGTTctaaaaattcttattttgtgataaatgTGAAAATAATGGATTATCATGGATTTATTCTATTGAcaaatctctctctattttcatGTCAAACATGTCTAATTTGTGCAATATTTcacacaatatatattttttttggagtttTTGTGAATTAAATACTATTCATGGAAAGAGAACTTTAGTGACGGGGTATCGAAGGATAAATGTAACAGAGGGAGACACATGGTAGTGAGGCCGATATGGGTCACGTGCTGGGTACAATTTTTGAAGGATAACCAAGATATGATGTAATGATGTGATATGATTTGGATTGTGTATCTTTTTAGTATATTTTCTAGAGTGTGTAAAATGATATCTTGTACACCTgtaagattattattatttttataagggaaatgtattttaaccaattttttgttcaatttacacACCCTGATTCGAgaattattgttattttcggATTGGGCCATGACAGTCTATGATGTACAACACTTGAGTCTCAACTTGATTAAAATTCTATGTTGCATCTTTGTCTTGGGCCCATTTGTTCTACTTGTTGGGATGTGCTGCTTTGCTTGGGCTTTCCAACTTTTATAATGCTTCCTATTCCTAATGAATAGtcactttggaaaaaaaaaaaatttgttttggtaTATCTTCAagttcttaaaaaaaaattttgtagCAAAGAATTcgctagtgtagtggtttggagtatttactctctCAGACAAAATcttgggttcgagtcctagcatccgtgttgtgtgcgtgagtttaatatgctgtTGCCCATTTCAATGGGAAAGGtcctcaaaaaataaataaaaaataaaaaatttgtaatttgtagAAGCTATTAGGTTCGTGCATGTCATTCGGTTCAAAACGGAGTAACTGGAGTCATACTCTTCACCTAAAAggaaagaccaaaaaaaaaaaaagtgcccAACTGCTTTAACACCGATACCTTTTAAGtaaatttatgttttagtCACCAAAAAACttttacttttgaaaaaaaaccaaaacgttttcaaaaaagaaaaaaaaaatttcttaactttcaaaccaaaaacatgcaaatgtaaatgatttcttaggaaatttaaaattaaataaggataattttgtctattttgatttgttttaaaaaatttctctctcctttgatCTTTTCCAAAATCACTCTAAATTTTAGGAGAGAAACGTAGGAATGGGAAAGCTCACCACGTGACGATGATCACGTTTTAAAAAATCTTGAAAACTCAAAAAGTGGTATGTATAAGTCAAATGTTAATTTCTTACAATGGATATCCAAATGCCACGTGTAACGATACGGTTGCCGCTCCTTTTTCGTACTTGAAGTGCGTGGGGCCCACCCATAGTCACAGCACACGTCCACCGACGATTGGCGTCAATAACGGCGTTATTCCATTCGCATCGTATCTGCGAGAAATGCAAAGCCTTTGTTTTGTCCGTTTGTTTCTCGGCTGTGGTCGATTCTTATTCTTGCCAAAAGTCCAACTCACGATACGTCACCGTATCTAACGTGGCTTTCTCCCCACCCCTTTTTCTCTTACCAACCTCTTAATATTATTTCTCTATCAATTCACGTGACAGATTTCAACCCAATAAATTTCTTGTGACTACGATTAAGAGAACATGCCAGCAAATTGGAACAAATAATTTAGCAAGTTGGGCTAATTGACtttactttaattattttttaaattattatttttaaaattgactTAATTagaaagtttttattttattttttatatttgttgtaTTGAAGGTAGATTCAAGAGAGTATCTATTTGGGATTGATGTTTTGGTATCAAtcttaagaaatttttttaaatacaagccATAATAATTAATTCTAAATTAATCGAATTTACCGATAAAAAAATTCGACTTGAGTGCAAGGGTGGCAACCTGACCAACTAACATACCCCACGTCTGCACCAATCTTAAGACGTtagctttcttcttcttctatggGATTGCCATTTAGTTACTTACAAGGACAATAACATTTTACAATGCCAATGGAAATATCGAGGTCACTCTTTACTATAACAAGAGCCATTACCATGTTTTAGTATTGATAAccatgaattatgaattatttaataaaaacaagaaattctTTTGGAAATAATCGAAATTTTGGACATTATACGCTTATGTACAAACAAATAACGTACTAAAACACGAGAACAAAAAtctaattgttttttaatttattttatcaatatgATAAGAAGATGGTTCAAATTTAGAAACTCTTCACAGAGAAATACCACTATAACAAGAAATACTTGATCAAATActaaaaatttgaatccaacTAACTTATCATTGTCTCCTTCCAAAACACACAAGTGACAATGTTTATTTcttaatataaaaattcataaataaatacttcGATTCATTGTGAATCTCATTTATTTCAGATGATAAGGTAAGATTTTTCCGTGCCTACCAatgatgattatatttggAAACTTCTCTGCTAGGCTGTGTTATTGTTGTATATTATATTGCAAAGAACAGTCTTTGCCGTAGAAaaaatgcaattgacaaaagCCAATGACAACATTTATTCCTTGATCTAAAACAACCAAGTGACAGTTAAAACCctgaaaatattttgaaggaaGTTTCCTGTAACTGCTAAAAAGCAAGCATAGGAAAGAATGAGAAAGTCTGGGAACTGAATTTTATGGATAAAGTCATCAGACTCAGGACAGGGAAGACCCCACTGCCACCTTCCTCTATCTCTTTCTCTTAACTTCGTCTTCACTCTCcctttcattctctctctctctctcaaagtaATTTCCCTCTTTCACAACATACTGTTCCCTTTCAAAcgctttcaaaagaagcaactTCCCTATGACCACCATGTTATGCGCatctcattctcattctcattctcattccCTTCATTTTCCATAGCCTTCATTGCACACTCtgtttttgccctttttcttttttctcctttttaaGCTTGCTTAGCCATTGATGGAGTCCATTGGCAAATCAATGAAGCACCACAATCAAAGGAGCATCCGTCTTCAGAGGCTGAGATGCTCTGTTCAGAACTATGACTGGGGGAAGAGAGGCACAGACTCTCTGGTGGCTAGGCTATCTGCTCTCAATTCTTCCTCTGAAATTGACCCAGAAAAGCCTTATGCCGAAATTTGGATGGGAACCCATGAGTCTGGACCTTCTTTTTTGATTCAAAATGGGGATGAGAATAATGGGTTTTTGTCAATTGGGTCTGAGAATTTGAGTCTCAAAGATTGGGTTCTGGAAAACCCAAAGGTGCTTGGTGAGAAGGTGGTTCAAAAATGGGGCTCTGACTTGCCTTTCTTGTTTAAGGTACTATTGTTTCTCAATATGAAAGATTCCATTTGTCATATTTATTCTAaagttttttgggttttcaatGTTGGGGTTGTGGACAGTggagatttttgttttgtgtttttaggTGCTTTCTGTGGCAAAGGCATTGTCAATACAGGCACACCCAGATAAGGAATTGGCTAAGGTTTTGCATAAGTTTATGCCAAATCTTTACAAGGATGCCAATCACAAGCCTGAGATGGCCTTGGCTGTGACACATTTTGAGGCTCTTTGTGGTTTCATCAGTCTTGAGGTAAGACACTGCTGGTTTTCATGTTTTGTTCTTATATTGGAAATTTCAATTGATTTACTGTTCAATTTGTGTTATTTAATCTTGTAAATGATAAGAATCATAAGAAAGTGTGTGACTGAGAACTGGGTTTGCTTTTGaattgtttggttgctgagtcTTTTTAAAACAGTCATTAGTTTTGACTGTTTACATGCTCcctttcttgttttaatttggTCATTAAATAATTGGGTTGTAACCAAGTTTGGGGCCCAACTGAATTTGCAGAAAAATTTGTATGAAACAGAAATAACAATATTTTGCTATTTCTATTCAATCACATACTGTCACATGTAAAAGTAATCACACATGACATAACGTGATGAACCGCGGATAGAAAAATAGTAGTACTATCTCCGTCTGAGAACTATGGCAGAAGTTGATATAAgaccaaaaaagtaaaaaaattacttttaaTAGTCATCATTGGTGGaagttgttttttatttgaacttCAAACTACATTTAAAATTTGAGGTCAAGGCAGGTGTAGTGTTACTTTCCGTTATTCAGAGACTCTACCTAAGacaccttttttctttccccttAATTGTCTTTCTTTCCTAAAGCtataatataaacaaatattgcCTTCTCTGCAGAGATCTCCATGGCAATAACAGCTTACTACTATGCCTTGCCAATTATCAGGATTGACCAACAGTGGAACATTGTGCCTTCATTAGTACTATTTAAATCATAATGACAAGTTTAATTATAAGTTTTTCGGTACTAATGGCAAGTAAGATCTTTCTGTATGTCAAATCTTATTAGTCCTCACTGTCATTTACTTGGATCTATTTGCTATTTTCTATCCAGGAGCTTAAAGTTGTGCTTGATAATGTTCCTGAGATTGAGGAACTGGTTGGTAGTGAAGATGCAAACAAAGTCTTTGACATTACTGATCGAGATGATGAGAATAAAGTAACGTCTGTTCTGCGTTCAATTTTCACCCACCTCATGTCAGCTAGCAAAGAGATGATAACTACAATAATCACTAAGATGAAAAATCGTTTACACATCGAAAGTCAGGTAATTTGATGATTTTCAAGGGCAAGATGATAACTGTCAAATTATGTTTTCAAGGGCAAGTTCTTTCTCAAAACTCTTTGCCCGGAGGACGATCTGATTTTCAAAGTGCCTTGGCATGTTATAGGACTTTTATCGATGCATATAACATCTAAAAGCAAATGGACCTTTGCATTAATAGACATTTGACTGCATGTTTATGATCTATTAAATTTCTTATGTTAGATTGTATggttttttgtctttttattttatttttgaatttggtaattcaGATGGAAAACCTTGTTATGTTCATTCAGAATTTTCAATGACtactttctctcttttgtcAGGGGAGACTCTTGACAGAAAAGGAACAGCTGGTGTTGCAGTTGGAAAGGCAATATCCAGCTGACGTGGGTGTTATATCTGCCTTCTTTTTGAACCATGTGAATCTTAAGCCTGGAGAAGCACTATACATTGGAGCGAATGAACCTCATGCCTATATTTTCGGCGAGTGCATTGAGTGTATGGCAACCTCGGACAATGTAGTGAGGGCTGGCCTAACTCCTAAGCATATGGATGTCAACACCCTTTGTTCTATGCTCACATACAAGCAGGTAAAAATATTCAGCAGTCTTTCTTGACTGGATCTTCTACTTGTTTGGTGGAAATTTCACTGCATTTGATATACACGTGGAGACTACTAAGATAAGACAGATTCTATTTCTATCGATGCACATTgcgaaaaaaatttgaaatacaaAGCTACAGAAATGTAAATGGAGGATAGGTCAAATGAGTCACTGATTAGGCATAGTTTGGAACTTTGCATGATTCTTAATGAGGATTTGTTAAACATCACCATTTGATATCTCTTCTTTTGCAGGGCTATCCTAAAATCCTGCAAGGAGTTGCTTTAGGTCCATATGTGACAAGGTACCTCCCGCCTTTCGATGAATTTGAGGTCGATTGCTGTCAGCTTCCCCAGGGAGAATCAGCAGAGTTCCCTGCAGTCCCAGGTCCTTCCATTTTTGTGGTCACTTTTGGGGAGGGAATCATATATTCAAGTGATCTTAAAGGAGATGTAATTACAGAAGGAGATGTTCTCTTTGCACCTGCTAACACTCAGATTAGCATAACAAGTGCATCTCAGTTACAGATATACAGAGCAGGAGTGAACAGCATGTTCTTTCAAGCCTCATAAATTTCATTACATTTGCTGCACATCTTGGCTTTAGTGCAAGCAataatttatcattttttgcatttttttcacaataaatgtatttttgttattctgtAATATTAGCGTTGCCATGTAAATGCATGTGCAATGAaataagtgaaaaaaaaatatacgaATAAGAATTCATCAATATAAACtgtatgtaaaataaaaaaatcattaaaatacaGTCATCTTCTATTAAGGGATCCTTCAAATAAGGAAACTCGTTGGTGACCAcctcaaattttatttaaacgATTCGAG includes the following:
- the LOC117622057 gene encoding mannose-6-phosphate isomerase 1-like, with product MESIGKSMKHHNQRSIRLQRLRCSVQNYDWGKRGTDSLVARLSALNSSSEIDPEKPYAEIWMGTHESGPSFLIQNGDENNGFLSIGSENLSLKDWVLENPKVLGEKVVQKWGSDLPFLFKVLSVAKALSIQAHPDKELAKVLHKFMPNLYKDANHKPEMALAVTHFEALCGFISLEELKVVLDNVPEIEELVGSEDANKVFDITDRDDENKVTSVLRSIFTHLMSASKEMITTIITKMKNRLHIESQGRLLTEKEQLVLQLERQYPADVGVISAFFLNHVNLKPGEALYIGANEPHAYIFGECIECMATSDNVVRAGLTPKHMDVNTLCSMLTYKQGYPKILQGVALGPYVTRYLPPFDEFEVDCCQLPQGESAEFPAVPGPSIFVVTFGEGIIYSSDLKGDVITEGDVLFAPANTQISITSASQLQIYRAGVNSMFFQAS